The following is a genomic window from Xiphophorus couchianus chromosome 5, X_couchianus-1.0, whole genome shotgun sequence.
TCTGAATGACGGTGCTGTAACTCCATACCGGTTGTGCATGACACCGTCGACCACACAGTGATCTCATTGCTTCAAACTTCCAAATACTCAACTTCTCATTTCAGAAAATGGAATCAAACTTAGGGGAAATTTGATTCCCTGACtacatataattaaaaatacttcaaaatgcgtttaaaaaatacattttaaaaagtctgattaAAATTACTTTGTGTCCGAGTACACAAAGTGATGACGACACTGATCTAACAAATTCTTGGGACAATCTCTGTTAAGGTTTGTAGGTTTTGTTGGAAGGaccattgtgttttattaaaatgaacaatgGCTGGAAACAGTCATTACAAAcaggcagaaaaacagcaggaaaaacagGTGGCATCATGAAAGGAAAGAAGCCAGTGGAGACCGATGCTCACCCTCTTATGGTCAGCTAAGAAAGGTTGGCGGTATCAACTAACTAAGTttttctttggttacctagcaacaacaatttcaggttttgccactgTGTCTCataactgttttaaaatttaaaaaaactactgACCCTAGTCAAAGTAGAAAATGAGTACAACAGTTCAGGCATGCAACATCAACGGCGTAAAAGGCGACAtgaccgttcagactgcagatgctttgaaaacaatttgaTATCTGATTTAGTACGACATATGGAGGTGGTGCAATGCGGATTTGTATTTGGGTGAAAAGATCGGGGCATTCAGACTGACatgaaaaagtcagatatgGGTTGCATTTGCCTGATGTGTGAATGTAGCCCAAGCCTGACTTGTGGTTGAAGTCTTGGTCAGACAAAgccaattttgatttatttgaagaTGAACAGTAACAGTTTAAAATGCCTGCAgccaaaaaatacaatttaatcaACAAATTGATTAGCCAGTGCAAGGTCTAGACTATTatcaatttaaaagttttctaatctcaattacagaaaatgtaattcagGAGTTTGATTACAAATGCAAGCAAAATGATATGTGTGTTTCAAAGGAGGACAATCACTTGTGATCTTTAATGctgaaacaacaaacatgaCATACTGGTGGAATAACGGGGCTGTTTCAGTGATTTTAGACTAATATTatcaatacaaaacaaaaaaaaaatctattggaCAGCTCCAGGTTTCACAACAATCCccgttttgatttttaattttcttttcgtGTGTGATTATGCTGTCACATCTCTTCACAAGTCTGAATTTAAAGGCGTAGCATCACCAGAATGTTGGCTTTTGAAACACTTTATCCTAATTTTCAACCAGCAAACGTTATGTGGTCATTTGAATTTTCTAACAGTgctcttttaaattaaactgtttaGATAAACGCCTCAAACTACTTtgcaaacataaagaaaatgcGAATCAGTCTGGAATCGTTTAAAGACAGAACAATGCAACCAGACTGCTGTTAAAAGATGATGCAGCTTGGAAGTAAACGACAACAGATGTTGTTGGCACCCAATTTTTCCACCAACTGTGTTATGCTCACTTGTAGAGTTGTTGTTTCTTAAACCTGGCTCTACTGAAATATCAACCCCCCGCAACTACAAATATAAGAAAGGCCGCGACAGCTTCTTAGCTTTAGCCTCGCTAGCTGtggaagctaacagctagcaggcatgctaacagctcagttCGTGTGGCACTGCTTATGCGGGTCAAACAACTCTCTGTAGTTAGCATCTAAACCGAGCAGCTAAAACAAACGACTCAGTATTTACACGATGTAAGCTTATGGATAGAAAGCGTGCCGACCCGTTTGGGGTTTTAGCCAACAGTTCTGGTTAGGAACCTTGCCTTCCAACCTTACCCCCTCTGGTGCGGACTCCGTGGGGCTGACGGAGCCGACAGCATGCAAAAACAACCCCATCTTTAGAGCCCAACATACGCCTCTCATTCCTCCAAGAACCGGCCGCGGGAGGTAAACGTCTACTGTCCACAAACAGCGTCCCCTGACTGTGTCTTCAAACTTATGTATCGGCTCGAGTTGCGCTCAGAGGCCGCCGTATGCGCCGCCTCCTCTGGGACATGACAACCAGAATCCGGGCCGGAGCAACTGGTTGCTTTCGGTGCGCCGCTGCCCGATACCGCTATTACACAAGACATCCCCTTCCCGAGGCAGACACTCTGCTTCGGTCATTTGGGTGTGGCGTGGTCACTAGTGATGTGCAAATCCTGAACGAATTGCTTAAAACTGAATAACTTAGTGAGTGTTTCAGTAACTCTAAGCATCTTCTATGTAACTCATCCCGTCAGTGAAACGAACCAGCCCATTCTGACGCTGTTGTGTCCTTCAGGAAGAATTAATGAACAGCATAAAGTGGATATAAACACTTTGGAAGGTGGCCTCGgaatttttggaaataaaagatTTGACCCTGGTTCCAAACTTGACGTGGTCTTAATGGGccagcattatgtattttctaggcacatggtgccattttatataGTCAAGTAGCCTTAagttgaaattgggcctctatGTCTTTAAAAATGCCTGCAATTTCCAAAACTCCACCCTTTAACAACAAtctattaaacctttaacaacgtttttaccagttCTGCACCGAGAAGTAGCTTGTACGATGAGCTCAGCTagcagtttcaccaggtgtttgctaactgctgctagctagtctgaaggagctgagtggggacaTTACAGAGGAGGCGTGCTAtatgaggcagaagcttggaagctTCTGTGGTGTATTCTGTCAGTGTCTTCAAGGGGTTGGTGAGgtgtgtcaagaaaactggtagggggtttgagatctatccaggtacacgcagaaaaaggtgcatgaaggcctgaaggaaataaagcaatcttgtgttttgatttataatgattgagtgttttgataatgattaagttgaacatgtatgaatacaataggtaaaatgactgtatgtaagtaatcactgaatgattctgaaagtgtacgaatcatgatctgtaataacatgacaacaatgaaatgattaaggtttgatgatttataataagtgaaagaggtgattaatgcttatgattaatgcttaatggaaatcagcacatagtttttaatatttgactgtgtttaaaagttaatcagagaaaagcacatagtttttaatgttaaaaggaaaaggggaaaaaggagaaggggaacttgtgagttcctgctgtcgcaagcagttctgaacagatggccagacgcacaggatgggaggggcggtatggttggctaagaacaacacgctgaggaaaggacggtactttccatcccagccagcagacaggaggggccgacgggggtttccgtgaaatcagcagatgttcaggaaaccacgtaaactaacactccccatacacatacatggcagagaactgtatataagcagacggaaaaggagaagttcttgttctttgtctgcggcaccgaagtagagctaacacgaagaagcagatcgaggaaacaacagcagaccacaccctggagccacgggaaaagctgaagcttcttgccgccaaagggagacaagttccaatcgtccaacccgggtttctgattcgatcgtcggtcttacctcaatcCAAACATTGcgacagacttggagaaaagacaaaggtcccggagggataaaagagttgggttttcaaaagcaattgaaccctctccactttgcttctattctaaagggGAATTTTCCACACAGAGGacaaagactcagaccaaggttttcggacgttcctgttgctaaagatccaccaccaactgggtatgagttgaacttgcttcctaaaaagctatctcagaatctgcgacataggttagggaaagagacaggagggtatgattgtacatgttgattatattacactgctcttgaattatatacaattgattattgatttgtatgtcacatatccctgcttaagcttgcttaataaattcatactctaaaattctaatgaggttggtggacattggaattaattgagtcatttatacatttttcagttcttttaataagggtaaaactaatgtacatggttctagaaaagaggaggcttcataatttcctttggcgagagtaaaataacgacccagggacttacatccaagtcactaaatttaatctagccggttccaagagcaagttatattttagaaagcgagctaccgttaacaggagtggttattggaattatgcagctgtgagggctactcagctgactgtttcttaactgaaaagggtcgtaacttctggattggaggtagttagagctagacgaatcgctttcgacaccagtttgaatagattatctcttatagatctcatttagggtaatacccaggtcttagagattttccggacctgttagacagagaactggtcagtagtcagccccggagggttgtgatgaagtgggcggggctagctattgcaggataacggacaggTGATGGTTCAGGAATAAGGCTCTTCAGGCTGGACTTTGGTTGGAAAAGGCGAAGATTTTATTACAAACTACAGCCTAAGTCAACACAACCAAATTACAAGGAAATCGGCCCAAGGTAGTGCTGGAGACAGCGGGGGACCTAGAGAGGGTTGGAGGCACACTGTTATTGGATCCCCAAGTACCATCCCAGATGATTAACATAACACAGCACTGGACCATTCCTGAACAGTAGTTGGTGCTATGTAGCACAAAGACGTTCTAGTTTACCACATCATGGGTTGTCTTAATTAGTGTTGACATTAGTGTAATGTGATGTTAATTTACCATCACATTACACAATtaccagattttcttttgttacagGACAGATCTCCAGACCGTATTAAAAAATGCTGGCCAGAAAAGTTGACATGAATGTCCAATAAGGAACCAAATAAATGTATGCAGGGAAGGTGAATCTGGATAATTTCCCACATGAAAAAAGAAGAGCATAGTGGGAGACAGCAACTTCCAAAGAACCTACATGTATGCCCTCAACATTTCTTTCCAGAGGACATTGTGTCATTTATACAAGCAAAAGTGACAAAGGCTAATAGGTGATCATTACCTTtgcaagctaaaaataaataccgTGCTGAGACAGGCAGAACTggaagctctttgaaatgctaATGGAGCTACCCTGTCACCGGTACCGAATATGAAATCACCGATCCAACCGACACCAAACAGTTGTTAGAAGTACTTACAGGATCACACAGTCTGACAAGAGGTATGTATCATTCGTTTCATTTATGATGCTGAAGGTGGCAACAACAGCGAAACACGAGCTCCTATAGCCAACGCTGTCCTCttcatctgtttgtttctaGTCATTTTCATTACCTCTTGTGATTTCTGCACTCCAATGGATTTTAACGTGCTCtggttcaaattaaaaaggctTAATGACGTTTGTCATCGCTGGTTTGGCTGGACGGAGCTAGTGCAGTTGGACCTATAGATGGCATTTACCCAAAATGCATTGCAGCGTGAACAACATAGTGACGTTCGTGTGACAATAGTTTCTTAAAATctctaaaaactaaacaacctGCAGTATCGTTACAGTATTACTGTACTGTTTttgcatctaaaataaatatttctcaaataaagtctATTACAACTAATcgtttaagaaataaaatacaaaaatgtaccTCTAGATAATACTGAAACCACAGAGAGAAAACTCTTGACTTTAATGATAACTATGTTGTCATTAATGTTCAACAGCTAACTAGTGCCGTGCAGTTTGAGTATTCATagctaaacattttttccttttgtatgGATTctcatgtgtgtgtttaaattagatttttggtTAAATCTTTGTCCACAGAGATCACAACAGAAAGGTTTCTGTCCAGTGTGGATTCTCATGTGCgtgtttaaatgtgattttcGGCTAAATTTTTGTCCACAGACATCACAATAGAAAGGTTTCTGTCCTGTGTGGCTTCTCGTGTGTGtgattaaatttgattttgcgGCAAAATTTTGTCCACATATATCACAACAGAACGGTTTCTGTCCtgtgtggattctcatgtgtatatttaaatttgatttctcACCAAATTTGTGTCCACATAAATCACAACCAAAAGGTTTTTCTCCATTGTGGTTTCTCATGTGTCtgcttaaatgtgatttttggctAAATCTTTGTCCacaaaagtcacaacaaaaagGTTTCTGTCCAGTGTGGTTTCTCATGTGCCtgattaaatgtgatttttggctAAATTTTTGTTCACAAAAATCACAGCAGAAAGGTTTCTGTCCTGTGTGGTTTCTCATGTGTCTGTTTAAAGTTGATTTTTGGTTAAATCTTTGTCCACAGAGATCACAACAAAAAGGTTTCTGCCCTGTATGGATTCTCTCATGCGTGTTTAAAGTGTATTtaccagaaaatgttttagcacAGTATTCACAGCTCAACTTCACTCCTGTCTGGATCTTACTTTTTGAGtccacatttttcttctctgtaaaacatttattacccACAGTGGTTGAAGATCCCATTTCTGAATGTGTCATATCTGTCTGAAGAGAGCAAGAGTGAACAAATTGTTCAGGAAACTCAGAAGAGTTAAAAGGTTTGTTAATGTTTCCATCCGATTCTGGAGCTCTTCTCTCCTTCCAGTTATTGTGCAAGTTCTCAGTTTTCAGACCAGAATCTAACTCAGAAGTAAACTCGTTTACATCATCATCCTCAGTATCTTCAGTCTTTAAGAAAATAGAACCATCTCCACAGTTTTCTATTTTGATGGATTCTTCCTCATCGATTTCTTTTGGAAGATCTCTGTCTTTAATTTCGTCTTTATAAAGATTCCGTGAGAGCAGGATGGACTGTTTATCACCCTCATTCTTTATCGGAGTAGCAGAGACTGGAAACCTGATGGCATCAATATCCTCCTCCCCCTTAAGCTGCTCTGCCCCCAGACTGATGCAGacttcttcctgctcctccttTATCTGCTGGGGTTTTGGGTCATGCAGCTCAGCAACAGATCTGTGGTCTTCAGGAGCTTCTTTAACCATCAGCATTTGCTTAACATCTGTAGCAAACATGGAAACACATTATGCATATTAGAAAGTATTTGGGCTGTAGCCTGGACTGAACTACTTTAATAAAGATATATTTAGATTATTtggttaaatttaattaaaacattttcttatccTTTATATTGCAGGAAGGTTTCTGTCTATTTATGTGAACATCTTTTCACCCAGTCTCAACAACCTCACGATGAAACCATTTCTGCCTCCTTTTGTCTCAATAACTCCTGTATAGAATTGCCATCAGTggcacaaaatatatttttaaactagcTTCTATGTGGAAAAGACAGgttttaaaaaggagaaaatgagtaaaaaccAACCTTAAAACCAAAAATCTAATTACAGACCCATTGTGaatcttccatttattttaggaaattTAGTATCAAACGTCACTTTGCATGAACATATTGATGTAATTCTGATAAATTTTGCGATGATTTATAGCCTGTTAAAATGAACACACATTGTTTAATTCCTGGTTCAATAAACTGGTCAGACTGAGGGACAAACATCTGCCTCAGTCTGATGCTCCTACCAGTTCATCTATAATCTGAGCAGATTCTGCTTTGTCATTCATCTACACATAACAGCAATACAACAAAATTctacacatttctgttttggtaGATTGACTAATTTCAAGTCAACAAAACTACAAGACCATGTCTGGATATGTGGCTTGGTCCTTTTCCTGAATTTCAAACTGAGCCGATGTGtttaaaagcctttttaaaatataaaaaccatatttttttttgtgcagcagcaTAAACAAAAGTAACGCTAAACCAGCCGAAAGAGATTTTAAACCCCGCGGTGTCTCAGAGCACACTTTAATCGGTTTCCAAACCCTCTTAccactcacaatatggcggACGTCGCTCGTCTAAAATGTCACTGGCTAAATTTGAGCTTTAAGTAACTGATCCATTAGTCGTCTTAACGTGTTCCTCAACTGCAACTGTCACGAAAACATACAAACCTAACCCGTCTAGCAGAACCTTGTGGTTGAAACCAGCCTCCATGATGTGTCGCAGGTTATTTTCTTTGTCCCTTTTTAGCTTCTTCAGAAATGTCTCCGACAGCAGCTCGCCACCAACCAtttgagctgctgctgcctcccCGTCTTTGTTGTTACCTCCTCTTATGATGCTCTTTTAGCAATTACTGAGTGGATAAAGTTCAGTTTTCATCCAAACTCAGAGAAGCACGCTGTTCTTCCTCAAATTCATAcggtcttcttcttctttagtttTTAACGGGAGCTCGCACCCATCAATGTCGCACTACTGCCATCTATCGGATTTTACTACTTATCGCCTTTCCTCAAATTCTCCAGtactgtatttttcaaaaacagacaaatcttTCCGTTCATTACTGTTTATTGGAACAATATGGAGCTCCatacaacaacaaaattttaaaatgtctaatcTGTATTAAGACCTATTTCCACAATCGATAATCTTCTTTGACCCTCATATTTTCTGTAACTAATAAAAACGTGTTCTATAATTTCTACACCAATAAACCAGTAAGACGTTCCCCATTCAAAAAACTATGACCAGTTCTTATTGTATTTAGAATTATCTCCTCTCTCCTGTTTATTCCTCTAATTATTATAACATCAATTGTATTTTGTGGTCTATAcagcaaatgttttctatttattttattatcgcACCTATTTTCCATAacttcttattttctttccaaacaaTGCTTTTGCCTTtgattttagatcattttattGGCATATCAATAACTCCTTTAGTAACCGCCTCCTTATCCAACTTATCTGCTCTTTTGTTACCTAAACTACCCTAGTATATGAAAAAATCACACTTCTTCACCTCAGGTATGCTAAGTAGCCTGAGCAGTCATTACCAGAGAGCAAGGACGAGGATGTGGGCAGCACACAGAAGCATGAccgacagcgctaagaccttcctcctgggcATGAGTGGTTGTTTCTAACCTAGCGATGTATTTCCGCAAATGGCAGAAGGACCACAGggtggaggcagaggagcttgttttttcaaattatttcttatCTGTTAcaacaaaagctgcagttttaaaaaatatgtacaaaaaatattttttttttaatgaaagttacatactgcatctttaacagaagactaaaaaacaaaatctagacctcaaggaaaaaaatcaacacataGCTTTGTGGGCTAAAGGACTATTTCACcaatttttatgagaaaatagaGAATTTGATCTCATGTTCATCTTCAGATGCAAGCCTGTCTTTCCTGAGGTCCCTGAAACATGTCTCATCTCTGGAGGGAGGGGAGCTGCTGCAATGCACCACGGCATTGAGTGcagaactaaataaaactaagtGTTGGAGATGTACAGTAAGTGTATTCATCGTAATTTCTTGTCAGGAGAAGTTTTGAAGTTGAATAGGTATCTGGAAACAAGTATTAGTATGTGTATTTTCAGCCttcattttcaataaacatatgcatatataataaatatagtCCAGATTTTCCAAAGATTCCTTGAGACAAGAGCCTCATTTGCAGTGAAGCTCTACAGATCAACAAAGCAAACGTTATCATAATAATCTTTATTATGAATccagactttttattttgcaaaataaattggCTAGTGAAATActtccatgattttttttatctttaaatatcaATGAGCAGTGTGTTTGCATAATTCCTGATTTACCATTCATAAATACATATCAAGCTctctttttctaaaagcaaattTTTGTTTGGAGATCATCACCAGTCCCTTTCTTGCGGTGGTCTGTACGGTATCCCTAGAAGTCTAAAAACATCTTTCTCCATCGCCGTGGGAAGTGGGTTGCCACCGTGCGTCTTCAAGCTGCCTTGACGCACCACGTCTTTGTTTAGAGAGTGCTCCGATAAGCTCATATTTTTCGTCTTTGCCAGTGCTCTCATGGAGCGGTTGAAGTGGGCCGAGCCGGTGAAATACATAAGCGAGCAGGCAAACTCCTCGTAAGGCACGACGATGACGTCCAGCCTGCGGTGGCGCCGACCGGGCCCTGGCAAACGGCAAACGCCCATGTATTTCTTCTGTTCTCCGTTGTCTTCGTGGCTCACCAGGTCATCTGTTAGAAACCCTTTGGAACACAGATTGATGTTCTTTTCGttattataaatgaaaacaataaaaaaaaaaacatgtgtcTATCTGATAGTATAGGGCTTACCACTGTCATGGAGAATCTGTAAGACTTTACTGAAAACTCCCTTGTGGGACTTGCCGTCAGGGTGAGAGATAAGAACATCCACATCTCCGCACGTTGCTTTCCCGCGACGGTAAGAGCCGCACGCCATTGCCACGAGGGCGGCATCGACGGCATGTGCAGCATCGCTCACCTGCAAAGGATAAAAACTTATGAGtcataaaatttattttagagcCGAATAACTTGGTGTTGTCCTTTATATCTGTACTGATTGTAGCAAGCCCAACTCGCAGTGTCTCGTTGTGGACTTTCTCTTCTGCTGTCCGTGTGTTCGCTAGTTTCTCTTTCCAATATGACTGGAGGTTGTATCACAACTTtgcttttggtttgtttttacatctttatttCCCTCACCCATAATTCACTGCGTTCTGCTAAACAACACAATTCTATTTCAGGGCTATAAGATGAGGTtgattccccccccccaaatttCTTGCTAAACACATTGACGTGATAAAAGGAACAAAGGTATTTCAGCCAGAGAGTACTAAATGCTTGCAGTATTACAAATGAATATACATTACCACTTTCTCTATGGCTGCCGCCTCTTCTCTAGGCATTCGGTCTAGAAGGTCATCGTAGTGCTTCAGTCCTATTTTCTGAGTGCTGGTTAGGTGGGCTTTGGTTCGGATGTCGTCCAGGGTGCGAAAGCCCTGCAAGACATATCAGGAGATTCAGAgattatgctttttttctctaaaataatttacctttaaacaaaaggtaaaaaagtaagtaaaaaaaaaatacaaaaagtatatttataatAGGTTTGAATAGTAGTTTACTAacataacattaaaaacaaagattacaAAGCTCAATTTTGGATATGCCACAATACACAGGCAAGAAACTGGGACTTGGTCAAAACACTTAGCTAATGACTCAATGCAATCGGCTGGGTTTCCCTAGGTAGAAAATTTTATAAACAACTTGACTAAAAAACTGAAGTCGATACATTATTTGAGCTTTAATCACGTGAACATAATGTATGATGTAATagatattaaatatgactttgatGGGCTAAGGTGCTACAGCCCAGGATCTCTGTAGCACtggcaatgtttttgtttttacctgttGGTACCAAAGTTGGGCCGTTTTCGCTCCTGCTCCCCAAATGTTGGTGAAAAGCTCCAAGACAGGCACGGCCTCTCCAATGTGATCGAGCTTCCTCAGGTGGCCACTCTCCataatttcttctattttatcTGCCATGCGTTTTCCTATTCCTGGGATCTGACAAGCTTCCTAACACCAAAGGTgtgggggggagaaaaaataattaattcccCTCAAACTTTTTTACATTGCAACCATGAACATCAGTGTTATTTATTGACATTATGATTGATCAACAAAAACAGGTTTGGGGTGTGTATGTTTATTCAGCTCGTTTGAATTTGGCACatccaaataaaatcccagcGTAATTATTTGCCTTCAGAAGTTACCAGATAGGTAAATTGAGGATTACacctttgtgtaatttaaagaatgtattttccaggaacatagtgccgttttatagtacaatcaagtaactatgttgctttctgcaaaactgctgaaacaccaagtgtctttaaatctagactaaaaacccacctatTTAGAGATGCCTTTAAGGCATAATCAATTAAAAACTTAACAATGGCGCttgattaaatgtaatgtttcgattgttgattctgtgtcgcatgactgtgtttttttgtgtttttatgatgtaaagcactttgaaatggcttgctgttgaaatgtgctatacaaatacaatttgaCTGATTGATAAAAATGCTGCGTATATCAAAGTtgactaaaaagaaatttgactttgtaatttatcGTCTTGAAGTTGGGACTCTGTCTCTTCAAGAAGCTCCTACTTGTTCCAAAACTCTGCCATCATCAATAGTGAGCCACCATTATTCCATTTACACTAAGAAATACAGTAGTtcgtatgatgagctcagcagacacacAGTTCAACTAGGTGTTTGCCaactgctgctgccactagtctgaaggagcaacggcatcatgaagaccagaGACCCTAAAGTGAAACACGGTgctggctgcatcatgctgtggggacagGGGAGATGGGTGGAGCTAAAAACAGGGCAATCCTGATAGAAAATACTTTGAGATGCAGGTGGAGATTCACCTTCTGGGAAGGCAATGACcccaaacatacagccagagataAAATTCACCAGTTTAAATCATATATTTGTGTGTAAAGAGTGGCACAGTTAAACTCAATAATACAAAACCAGCTAATAAAGGTTTCTATAGGCTACCTGATATGATGTGATGGGCTTGTGGAAGCTCTTCAGTGCGTTGATAGCCTTGGAGTAGCCCAGTGCTCTCCACTTGTCTCCTTGGTGTGTGTAGGCCTTGGCCAACACTTCCAGCTTGTCTGTGATGCATTTGTTGAAGTTGTTACTTTTGCACTGAGAAGACTGAGCACAGACCCACTTTCCTGAAACGGGTTTCTGAGCTTCAGCAGCAGAGGCGGCTGCATCTGGACCGGAGTTTGTGCTGGAGTCGGGAGTCTCCTCTTTAGGGTGCCGTCCGGTGATGAGGGCTTCCAGGTCGCTCTGAGAGACGCCATCTTCTTCTCTGTTAGCTTCTTCTTTGGCCTTTGGGATTGTCTGGAAGCAGAAGCAACGTAAAATGTGAATGATGATGCAACATGTCTAAGCATAGTTGTCGGCAGAAGTAAATATGTAGCTGATACATGGAAACTTACTATGTCTACAGTCTCCTCTTGCTTGGTAAGATGAATTTCTGGCTCTGTGGTTGTTTCAGCAGGATGTTCAGTATTTTCCGATTGTTTGTCTTCTGTACTTTCATGCTTCGATTCcgaatttctttgtaaaatcaCACGAAAAATGTTGTTAGACTGATAATTGAGTTGCTTTTCTCTTAAATGAATTGTCAAAAGAATGTGTAAAAGGCCAATATTTACTTAGAACTATATCACAGTACTTTGTGGCATTATTGTGATtgttaaaaatgaccaaaaaacaaaaaaatcttttacttctttttaaaaaaaaaccttatggCTGTGCATGGCACAGTATTcatagcagcacaaacaaaaatattgttcttAAATAAACATTCCCACTTGAATTAGGCTAATTCAGGACAGCACTTGCTTTAAGAACTGTGATTTAAACTGAACATAGGAAGTGCATTTAATAAAGTGTctaatttactgatatttattgatgctctcgTGGAACAAACAAGAAATTTTTCATGAccaacaataaaatacat
Proteins encoded in this region:
- the LOC114144760 gene encoding zinc finger protein OZF-like isoform X1 — encoded protein: MVGGELLSETFLKKLKRDKENNLRHIMEAGFNHKVLLDGLDVKQMLMVKEAPEDHRSVAELHDPKPQQIKEEQEEVCISLGAEQLKGEEDIDAIRFPVSATPIKNEGDKQSILLSRNLYKDEIKDRDLPKEIDEEESIKIENCGDGSIFLKTEDTEDDDVNEFTSELDSGLKTENLHNNWKERRAPESDGNINKPFNSSEFPEQFVHSCSLQTDMTHSEMGSSTTVGNKCFTEKKNVDSKSKIQTGVKLSCEYCAKTFSGKYTLNTHERIHTGQKPFCCDLCGQRFNQKSTLNRHMRNHTGQKPFCCDFCEQKFSQKSHLIRHMRNHTGQKPFCCDFCGQRFSQKSHLSRHMRNHNGEKPFGCDLCGHKFGEKSNLNIHMRIHTGQKPFCCDICGQNFAAKSNLITHTRSHTGQKPFYCDVCGQKFSRKSHLNTHMRIHTGQKPFCCDLCGQRFNQKSNLNTHMRIHTKGKNV
- the LOC114144760 gene encoding zinc finger protein OZF-like isoform X2 produces the protein MLMVKEAPEDHRSVAELHDPKPQQIKEEQEEVCISLGAEQLKGEEDIDAIRFPVSATPIKNEGDKQSILLSRNLYKDEIKDRDLPKEIDEEESIKIENCGDGSIFLKTEDTEDDDVNEFTSELDSGLKTENLHNNWKERRAPESDGNINKPFNSSEFPEQFVHSCSLQTDMTHSEMGSSTTVGNKCFTEKKNVDSKSKIQTGVKLSCEYCAKTFSGKYTLNTHERIHTGQKPFCCDLCGQRFNQKSTLNRHMRNHTGQKPFCCDFCEQKFSQKSHLIRHMRNHTGQKPFCCDFCGQRFSQKSHLSRHMRNHNGEKPFGCDLCGHKFGEKSNLNIHMRIHTGQKPFCCDICGQNFAAKSNLITHTRSHTGQKPFYCDVCGQKFSRKSHLNTHMRIHTGQKPFCCDLCGQRFNQKSNLNTHMRIHTKGKNV
- the poll gene encoding DNA polymerase lambda; translation: MEPRHGIMKAFPKVKRAKVLQGKDVPLLKKKAEKHDVTGDFFNGVTVYLLPAGIGNARCQIFHRQIQQNGGQIQSSLSPSVTHVVVDDTMDSDRALRLMKVDRLPSDVHLVKCTWLSLCISEKKVLDEENYSLLLPKRNSESKHESTEDKQSENTEHPAETTTEPEIHLTKQEETVDITIPKAKEEANREEDGVSQSDLEALITGRHPKEETPDSSTNSGPDAAASAAEAQKPVSGKWVCAQSSQCKSNNFNKCITDKLEVLAKAYTHQGDKWRALGYSKAINALKSFHKPITSYQEACQIPGIGKRMADKIEEIMESGHLRKLDHIGEAVPVLELFTNIWGAGAKTAQLWYQQGFRTLDDIRTKAHLTSTQKIGLKHYDDLLDRMPREEAAAIEKVVSDAAHAVDAALVAMACGSYRRGKATCGDVDVLISHPDGKSHKGVFSKVLQILHDSGFLTDDLVSHEDNGEQKKYMGVCRLPGPGRRHRRLDVIVVPYEEFACSLMYFTGSAHFNRSMRALAKTKNMSLSEHSLNKDVVRQGSLKTHGGNPLPTAMEKDVFRLLGIPYRPPQERDW